A part of Sinorhizobium chiapasense genomic DNA contains:
- a CDS encoding ABC-F family ATP-binding cassette domain-containing protein produces MALINVKNLGVTLGAPLFSNLNLSVAAGDRIGIVAANGRGKSTLLKCIAGGLDPTAGEITRSRGLTVGHVEQAVPAAILDKPFYEAVRQALPEEQAETEGWRVDVMLDSLEVPPELRERPIAQLSGGWQRLALLARVSVTDPDALLLDEPTNHLDLSKIMQLENWLNSLPRDVPVLISSHDRAFLDATTNRTLFLRPDQSQVFSLPYSRARGALDEIDASDERRYQKEMKTAQQLRRQAAKLNNIGINSGSDLLTVKTKQLRQRAERLEDAARPGFQERSSGAIRLANRGTHAKTLVTLDDVSVETPDGRLLFKTGKLWICQGDRIVLLGRNGAGKSRLINLIRTAISEPGHASESIKTTPSLVLGYSDQDLAGLPDEDTPLAALGRRFEIGGQRARALLAGAGLGIDLQMRPIGVLSGGQKSRLAMLVLRLTNPNFYLLDEPTNHLDIEGQEALESELMANQATCLLVSHDRSFVRSVGNRFWLVENRRLVEVEGPEDFFASAAATPM; encoded by the coding sequence ATGGCCTTGATCAATGTAAAGAACCTCGGCGTCACCTTGGGCGCGCCGCTCTTCTCGAACCTCAACCTTTCGGTCGCAGCCGGCGACCGCATCGGCATCGTCGCCGCCAACGGCCGGGGAAAGTCCACGCTTTTGAAATGCATCGCGGGCGGGCTTGATCCGACCGCAGGCGAAATCACGCGCTCGCGTGGCCTCACTGTCGGCCACGTCGAGCAGGCGGTACCGGCCGCAATCTTGGACAAGCCATTCTACGAAGCCGTCCGCCAGGCGTTGCCGGAAGAACAGGCGGAAACCGAAGGCTGGCGGGTCGACGTCATGCTGGATTCGCTCGAAGTCCCGCCGGAGCTTCGCGAACGGCCGATCGCACAGCTCAGCGGCGGCTGGCAGCGGCTTGCGCTTCTCGCCCGCGTCTCGGTCACCGATCCGGACGCGCTGCTGCTCGACGAACCGACGAACCATCTCGACCTCTCCAAGATCATGCAGCTGGAAAATTGGCTCAACAGCCTGCCCCGCGATGTTCCGGTGCTGATCTCCAGCCATGACCGCGCCTTTCTCGATGCAACGACGAACCGCACGCTGTTTCTGCGGCCTGACCAGTCTCAGGTGTTTTCGCTGCCCTATTCGCGCGCCCGCGGCGCCTTGGACGAGATCGATGCCTCGGACGAGCGGCGCTATCAGAAGGAGATGAAGACCGCCCAGCAGCTGCGCCGGCAAGCGGCCAAGCTCAACAATATCGGCATCAACTCCGGCAGCGATCTCCTGACCGTCAAGACGAAGCAGCTGCGGCAACGGGCGGAGCGTCTGGAAGACGCGGCGCGGCCGGGCTTTCAAGAACGATCATCCGGGGCGATCCGGCTTGCCAACCGCGGCACGCATGCCAAGACGCTGGTGACGCTCGACGATGTGTCCGTGGAAACGCCTGACGGACGCCTGCTCTTCAAGACGGGCAAGCTCTGGATCTGCCAGGGCGACCGCATCGTGCTGCTCGGGCGCAACGGCGCCGGAAAATCGCGCCTCATCAACCTGATCAGGACGGCGATATCCGAACCGGGCCACGCATCGGAAAGCATCAAGACAACGCCGTCTCTCGTGCTCGGCTACAGTGACCAGGATCTCGCTGGCCTGCCGGATGAGGACACTCCCCTTGCGGCCCTCGGTCGGCGTTTCGAGATCGGCGGTCAAAGGGCGCGCGCCCTGCTGGCGGGCGCCGGCCTCGGCATCGACCTCCAGATGCGCCCGATCGGTGTTCTTTCAGGTGGCCAGAAGTCAAGGCTGGCCATGCTTGTCCTGAGGCTCACAAATCCGAATTTCTACCTGCTCGACGAGCCGACCAACCATCTCGACATCGAAGGACAGGAAGCGCTGGAATCGGAACTAATGGCCAACCAGGCGACCTGCCTCCTCGTCTCGCACGATCGCAGCTTCGTGCGCTCCGTCGGTAATCGCTTCTGGCTGGTCGAAAACCGACGGCTCGTCGAGGTCGAAGGACCGGAGGACTTCTTTGCCTCCGCGGCAGCAACTCCGATGTAA
- the ubiG gene encoding bifunctional 2-polyprenyl-6-hydroxyphenol methylase/3-demethylubiquinol 3-O-methyltransferase UbiG — protein sequence MSETARTTIDQSEVDRFSAMAAEWWDPTGKFRPLHKFNPVRLAYIRDKVSEHLGRDPKAPQPLKGLRLLDIGCGGGLLSEPMARMGADVLGADASEKNIGIAKTHAAGSGVSVDYRAVTAEALAEAGESFDVVLNMEVVEHVADVDFFVTTCAHMVRPGGLMFIATINRTVKAAALAIFAAENLLRWLPRGTHQYEKLVRPEELERPLEASGLEITDRTGVFFNPLANQWNLSKDMDVNYMIVARRPR from the coding sequence ATGAGCGAGACGGCACGTACCACGATCGACCAGAGCGAAGTGGACCGGTTTTCCGCGATGGCCGCGGAATGGTGGGATCCGACCGGCAAGTTCCGTCCGCTGCACAAGTTCAATCCGGTGCGCCTTGCCTATATCCGCGACAAGGTATCGGAACATCTCGGCCGTGACCCCAAGGCTCCGCAGCCGCTCAAAGGCCTGCGGCTGCTCGATATCGGCTGCGGCGGCGGGCTTCTCTCCGAGCCGATGGCGCGCATGGGCGCAGATGTCCTCGGCGCCGACGCATCGGAAAAGAATATCGGCATCGCCAAGACCCACGCGGCCGGGAGCGGCGTTTCCGTCGACTACCGCGCAGTCACCGCGGAGGCGCTTGCCGAAGCCGGCGAAAGCTTCGACGTCGTCCTCAACATGGAGGTGGTGGAACATGTCGCCGACGTCGATTTCTTCGTCACCACCTGCGCCCACATGGTGCGTCCGGGTGGGCTGATGTTCATAGCCACCATCAACCGCACGGTGAAAGCCGCCGCGCTCGCGATCTTCGCCGCGGAAAACCTGTTGCGCTGGCTCCCACGCGGCACCCACCAATACGAGAAGCTGGTTCGTCCGGAGGAGCTGGAAAGGCCGCTGGAGGCGAGCGGCCTGGAAATCACCGACCGCACAGGCGTGTTCTTCAACCCGCTCGCCAATCAATGGAACCTGTCGAAGGATATGGACGTCAACTACATGATCGTCGCCAGACGGCCACGCTGA
- a CDS encoding carbon-nitrogen hydrolase family protein yields MSFKAAAVQMCSGVDPARNVETMAKLVREAAAQGATYIQTPEMTGAIQRDRTGLRSVLKDEANDIVVREAATLAGELGVYLHIGSTPIALSDGKIANRGFLFGPEGVKICDYDKIHMFDVDLENGESWRESAAYQPGATARIADLGFGKLGFSICYDVRFPELFRQQAVAGAEIMSIPAAFTKQTGEAHWEVLLRARAIENGLFVVAAAQAGKHEDGRETFGHSMIVDPWGRVLAEAGPAGEEIIVADIDTAAVHGARAKIPNLKNARSFVLDEVTPTGKGGVAA; encoded by the coding sequence ATGAGTTTCAAAGCTGCTGCCGTCCAGATGTGCTCCGGCGTCGATCCCGCAAGAAACGTGGAGACGATGGCGAAGCTCGTGCGTGAGGCGGCCGCTCAAGGCGCGACCTACATCCAGACCCCGGAAATGACCGGTGCCATCCAGCGCGATCGGACAGGACTTCGATCCGTGCTGAAGGACGAGGCGAACGACATCGTCGTGCGCGAGGCCGCGACCCTTGCCGGCGAGCTCGGCGTCTATCTCCATATCGGCTCGACGCCGATAGCGCTTTCCGACGGCAAAATCGCCAACCGCGGCTTCCTCTTCGGGCCGGAGGGGGTGAAGATCTGCGACTACGACAAGATCCATATGTTCGACGTGGATCTGGAGAATGGCGAAAGCTGGCGAGAGAGTGCAGCGTACCAACCAGGCGCGACAGCGCGCATCGCCGATCTTGGCTTCGGCAAGCTGGGCTTTTCCATCTGCTACGACGTCCGCTTCCCCGAGCTCTTCCGTCAGCAGGCCGTTGCCGGTGCCGAGATCATGTCGATACCTGCGGCCTTCACCAAGCAGACCGGCGAGGCGCACTGGGAGGTTCTGCTGCGCGCCCGCGCCATCGAAAACGGCCTCTTCGTCGTCGCCGCTGCGCAGGCCGGAAAGCACGAGGATGGTCGTGAAACCTTCGGTCATTCGATGATTGTCGACCCGTGGGGTCGCGTGCTCGCCGAGGCGGGCCCGGCTGGTGAGGAGATTATCGTTGCCGATATCGACACCGCCGCAGTTCACGGCGCACGTGCGAAAATACCCAATCTCAAGAATGCCCGCAGTTTCGTGCTGGACGAGGTGACGCCGACCGGGAAAGGGGGCGTTGCAGCGTGA
- a CDS encoding DUF1178 family protein, translating to MIRYNLSCDDGHDFEGWFASSGDFDSQVERRLVACPTCGSHSVSKQLMAPSVSTARKKEATRALVMDRAQKETIAKIRELVNSIRENAEDVGERFPEEARKIHYGEAEQRGLIGKASADEAIALLEEGIEIAPLPVLPDDAN from the coding sequence GTGATCCGTTACAACCTTTCGTGTGACGATGGCCATGACTTCGAAGGCTGGTTCGCGTCGAGCGGCGACTTCGATTCCCAGGTCGAGCGGCGTCTGGTCGCCTGTCCGACCTGCGGCTCTCACTCCGTCAGCAAGCAGCTGATGGCGCCTTCGGTATCGACCGCGCGCAAGAAGGAGGCGACGCGCGCGCTGGTGATGGATCGGGCCCAGAAGGAAACGATCGCCAAGATCCGCGAACTGGTCAACTCGATCCGCGAGAATGCCGAGGACGTCGGCGAACGTTTTCCGGAAGAAGCGCGCAAGATCCACTATGGCGAGGCCGAGCAGCGCGGGCTGATCGGCAAGGCAAGCGCAGACGAGGCGATCGCGCTTCTGGAGGAAGGTATCGAGATCGCACCCCTGCCGGTGCTGCCGGATGATGCGAACTGA
- the mutT gene encoding 8-oxo-dGTP diphosphatase MutT, whose product MDVQGKKIVLVAACALVDSDGRILLAQRPEGKSLAGLWEFPGGKVEPGETPEATLIRELEEELGIRTKVACLAPLTFASHSYDDFHLLMPLYVCRRYEGFAEGREGQTIKWVRPKALRDYPMPPADEPLIPFLMDLL is encoded by the coding sequence ATGGATGTGCAGGGAAAGAAGATCGTTCTGGTTGCGGCCTGCGCTCTGGTCGATTCCGATGGCCGCATTCTCCTGGCGCAGCGTCCGGAGGGGAAGTCGCTTGCCGGGCTTTGGGAGTTTCCGGGCGGCAAGGTGGAGCCTGGTGAAACGCCCGAGGCGACGCTGATCCGCGAGCTGGAGGAGGAACTCGGCATCCGTACCAAGGTCGCATGCCTTGCGCCGCTCACCTTCGCGAGCCACAGCTATGACGATTTCCACCTGCTGATGCCGCTCTATGTATGCCGGCGATACGAGGGCTTTGCCGAGGGACGCGAGGGCCAGACGATCAAGTGGGTGCGGCCGAAAGCGCTGCGCGACTATCCGATGCCTCCGGCGGACGAGCCGCTGATCCCGTTTCTGATGGACTTACTCTGA
- a CDS encoding aspartate kinase — MARIVMKFGGTSVANLERIYNVARHVKREVDAGHEVAVVVSAMSGKTNELVGWVENMPKVAGSNAPFYDAREYDAVVASGEQVTSGLLAIALQSMNINARSWQGWQIPIKTDSAHGAARILDIEGADIIRRMGEGQVAVIAGFQGLGPDNRMATLGRGGSDTSAVAIAAAVRADRCDIYTDVDGVYTTDPRIEPKARRLKKIAFEEMLEMASLGAKVLQVRSVELAMVHKVRTFVRSSFEDPDAPGMGDLLNPPGTLICDEDEIVEQEVVTGIAYAKDEAQISLRRLADRPGVSAAIFGPLAEAHINVDMIVQNISEDGSKTDMTFTVPSGDVDKALKVLSDNKEKIGYDVAQSESGLVKVSVIGIGMRSHAGVAASAFRALADKGINIKAITTSEIKISILIDGPYAELAVRTLHSAYGLDKS, encoded by the coding sequence ATGGCACGCATCGTGATGAAATTCGGCGGAACGTCCGTCGCAAATTTGGAACGCATCTACAATGTCGCCCGCCATGTGAAACGTGAAGTCGATGCCGGCCACGAGGTTGCCGTCGTCGTTTCCGCCATGTCCGGCAAGACCAACGAACTGGTCGGCTGGGTGGAAAACATGCCGAAGGTCGCCGGTTCGAACGCCCCGTTCTACGACGCGCGTGAATACGATGCCGTCGTCGCCTCCGGCGAGCAGGTGACCTCCGGGCTGCTCGCGATCGCGCTGCAATCGATGAACATCAACGCGCGCTCCTGGCAGGGTTGGCAGATTCCGATCAAGACCGACAGCGCCCACGGCGCTGCCCGCATCCTCGACATCGAAGGCGCCGACATCATTCGCCGCATGGGCGAGGGCCAGGTGGCGGTGATCGCCGGCTTCCAGGGCCTCGGTCCGGACAATCGGATGGCGACGCTCGGGCGCGGTGGGTCCGACACTTCGGCGGTCGCGATCGCCGCCGCCGTCAGGGCCGACCGCTGCGACATCTACACGGATGTCGATGGCGTCTACACGACCGACCCGCGGATCGAGCCCAAGGCGCGCCGGCTGAAGAAAATCGCCTTCGAGGAAATGCTGGAAATGGCCTCGCTCGGCGCGAAAGTGCTGCAGGTGCGCTCGGTCGAGCTCGCCATGGTGCACAAGGTTCGCACCTTCGTGCGCTCTTCTTTCGAGGATCCCGATGCGCCGGGCATGGGTGACCTTCTGAACCCGCCCGGAACGCTGATTTGTGATGAGGATGAGATCGTGGAACAGGAAGTCGTAACCGGCATTGCCTATGCCAAGGATGAAGCCCAGATTTCGCTGCGCCGTCTGGCAGACCGGCCGGGCGTTTCCGCCGCAATCTTCGGTCCGCTGGCGGAAGCCCATATCAACGTCGACATGATCGTACAGAACATCTCGGAAGACGGCTCGAAGACGGACATGACCTTCACCGTTCCCTCCGGCGATGTCGACAAGGCGTTGAAGGTGCTTTCCGACAACAAGGAAAAGATCGGCTACGACGTCGCGCAGTCGGAATCCGGCCTCGTCAAGGTCTCGGTGATCGGCATCGGCATGCGCAGCCATGCCGGCGTCGCCGCATCCGCCTTCCGGGCGCTTGCCGACAAGGGAATCAACATCAAGGCGATCACCACGTCGGAGATCAAGATATCCATCCTGATCGACGGTCCATACGCTGAATTGGCGGTTCGCACTTTGCATTCCGCCTACGGTCTGGATAAGAGTTAA
- the grxC gene encoding glutaredoxin 3, translating to MASVVIYTRQFCGYCSAAKKLLETKGVNFVEHDATYDPGLRQTMIEKSNGGTTFPQIFINDLHVGGCDDLHALDRAGKLDALLVA from the coding sequence ATGGCTTCGGTCGTCATTTATACGCGTCAGTTCTGTGGCTATTGCTCGGCAGCGAAGAAACTTCTCGAAACCAAAGGCGTCAACTTTGTCGAACATGATGCGACCTATGATCCGGGTCTGCGCCAGACGATGATCGAAAAGTCCAACGGCGGCACGACTTTCCCGCAGATCTTCATCAACGACCTCCACGTCGGTGGCTGCGACGACCTGCATGCGCTCGACCGCGCCGGCAAGCTCGACGCCCTGCTCGTCGCCTGA
- a CDS encoding Flp family type IVb pilin → MARFAGFIRSRDGATVVEYGLVAALISVGLIVGLESFSDALLGLFDLVADTAESAWG, encoded by the coding sequence ATGGCCAGGTTCGCAGGCTTCATTCGCAGCAGAGACGGCGCCACAGTCGTGGAATACGGCCTCGTCGCCGCGCTTATTTCCGTCGGTCTCATCGTCGGTCTGGAGAGTTTCTCCGACGCGCTGCTCGGTCTCTTCGATCTTGTGGCGGACACGGCGGAGTCGGCCTGGGGGTGA
- a CDS encoding ComF family protein, translating into MEPEGWRNLASRWAALLRRFGREAVGIVYPPVCCGCGRLTGDHHAVCPACWSGLRLIERPYCEILGLPFAFDPGPGSVSPEAIADPPVFDRLRSVAIHDGVVRDLVHGLKYRDRTDLAPMMGEWMIRASDGAVAAADMIVPVPLHAFRLWRRKFNQAAELARVIAGRAGKPYRPDVLRRIKRTSRQVGLGARAREENVRGAFVVPESGRQGLSGKRIILVDDVYTTGATVSAATRALKRAGAGDVTVLTFARAMSGPI; encoded by the coding sequence ATGGAGCCGGAAGGATGGCGAAATCTGGCCTCGCGTTGGGCGGCGCTGTTGCGCCGCTTCGGGCGCGAAGCGGTCGGCATCGTCTATCCGCCAGTCTGCTGCGGCTGCGGACGGCTGACCGGCGATCATCATGCCGTATGCCCGGCCTGCTGGTCCGGTCTGCGGCTGATCGAGCGCCCCTATTGCGAGATCCTCGGGCTGCCCTTTGCCTTTGATCCCGGGCCGGGTTCCGTCTCCCCCGAAGCCATCGCTGATCCGCCCGTCTTCGACCGGCTTCGCTCGGTGGCGATCCACGACGGTGTTGTGCGCGATCTCGTCCACGGTTTGAAATACCGCGACCGCACCGATCTTGCGCCGATGATGGGTGAATGGATGATCCGCGCGAGCGACGGCGCGGTCGCCGCTGCCGACATGATCGTGCCGGTTCCGCTCCATGCATTTCGCCTGTGGCGGCGAAAGTTCAACCAGGCGGCCGAGCTCGCCCGTGTCATCGCGGGGCGTGCGGGAAAACCCTACCGACCAGACGTGCTTCGCCGCATCAAACGCACCAGCCGGCAAGTCGGACTCGGAGCCCGCGCGCGTGAGGAGAATGTCCGCGGCGCTTTTGTCGTCCCTGAAAGCGGCAGACAGGGTCTCAGCGGGAAAAGAATTATACTCGTCGACGATGTATATACGACCGGTGCAACCGTCTCGGCCGCCACCCGTGCGCTGAAGCGGGCGGGGGCTGGAGACGTCACGGTTTTGACCTTTGCAAGAGCCATGTCCGGTCCTATATGA
- a CDS encoding methyltransferase domain-containing protein, which yields MEIIFDQSLVEARRHRALINGDQKATFLLDIVARELAERVSVVERHFDRAMELHGYTGPTARCLAATGKVGTIERVETEDGFGSGDRPVTVAPLERIPAAPESLNLLVSPLSLHLTNDTPGVFIQARRVLKPDGLFLAAIPGNGTLQELRDSLLTAEAELTGGASPRVIPFADVREMGALLQRAGFALPVADAETYTVRYDSLFGLLRDLRAMGMANPLAARSRVPVSRRFFLRAAEIYAERFSDPDGRIRATFSIIYVSGWAPHESQQKPLKPGSAKQRLSEALGVNEHPLKEK from the coding sequence GTGGAAATCATCTTTGACCAGAGCCTCGTCGAGGCGCGCCGCCACAGGGCCCTCATCAACGGCGACCAGAAGGCAACCTTCCTGCTCGATATCGTGGCGCGGGAGCTCGCCGAGCGCGTCAGTGTCGTTGAAAGGCATTTCGACCGGGCAATGGAGTTGCATGGCTACACCGGTCCCACGGCGCGCTGCCTTGCCGCGACGGGCAAGGTCGGAACCATCGAGCGGGTGGAAACGGAGGACGGCTTCGGTTCCGGCGACCGACCCGTTACGGTCGCCCCACTGGAGCGGATTCCCGCCGCACCGGAGTCGCTCAATCTCCTCGTGTCGCCGCTTTCGCTGCATCTGACCAACGATACGCCAGGCGTCTTCATCCAGGCCCGTCGTGTATTGAAGCCGGATGGCCTCTTCCTTGCCGCGATCCCGGGCAACGGCACATTGCAGGAGCTTCGCGATTCGCTTCTTACGGCCGAGGCCGAACTGACGGGTGGGGCGAGCCCAAGGGTCATTCCCTTTGCCGACGTTCGTGAAATGGGTGCCCTCCTGCAGCGGGCGGGTTTTGCCCTGCCGGTCGCGGATGCCGAAACCTACACGGTCCGCTACGATTCACTTTTCGGCTTGCTGAGGGACCTCAGAGCCATGGGCATGGCCAACCCGCTGGCAGCCCGCAGTCGCGTGCCGGTTTCCCGGCGGTTCTTCCTGAGGGCGGCCGAGATCTATGCGGAACGCTTCTCCGATCCCGATGGCCGCATCCGCGCGACGTTCTCGATCATCTATGTTTCCGGTTGGGCGCCGCACGAGAGCCAACAAAAACCGTTGAAACCCGGCTCCGCGAAGCAAAGGCTGTCCGAAGCGCTCGGCGTCAACGAACATCCGTTGAAAGAAAAATAG